The following are encoded together in the Mammaliicoccus vitulinus genome:
- a CDS encoding SAM-dependent methyltransferase, producing the protein MSNLANNTKLDIDRIIFIGRTFEEYVNMFDLSIANLKNKKVLDCPAGACSFSATARENGLDVEACDIAYYFNNVELYNKGKEDIKHMINKMEKSKSNYNWTFFNDTDDLKDYRIEALDTCVKDMKMYQEKYHAVELPQLPFSDNEFDILLSAHFLFLYSEAFDFNFHIQTLEEMLRVTKEEIRIFPLVNIEGDRYEELDKIIHTLNERGYTTEEVQVNYEFQSNANSFLKINIK; encoded by the coding sequence ATGAGTAACTTAGCAAATAATACTAAATTAGATATTGATCGAATTATCTTTATAGGTCGAACTTTTGAAGAATACGTAAATATGTTTGATTTATCGATAGCAAACCTTAAAAACAAAAAGGTTCTAGACTGTCCGGCTGGCGCGTGTTCGTTTAGTGCGACGGCTAGAGAAAATGGTTTAGATGTTGAAGCCTGTGATATTGCTTATTATTTTAATAATGTTGAATTATATAATAAGGGTAAAGAAGATATTAAACACATGATTAATAAAATGGAAAAATCTAAATCAAATTATAATTGGACATTTTTTAATGATACTGATGATTTGAAAGATTATAGAATAGAAGCACTGGATACTTGTGTGAAAGATATGAAAATGTATCAAGAAAAGTATCATGCCGTTGAATTACCTCAGTTACCTTTTAGTGATAATGAATTTGATATTTTATTATCTGCTCACTTTTTATTTTTATATTCAGAAGCGTTTGATTTTAATTTTCATATTCAAACACTTGAAGAAATGTTGCGTGTGACTAAGGAAGAAATTCGCATATTCCCACTCGTTAATATTGAGGGTGATCGCTACGAAGAATTAGATAAAATTATACATACCTTAAATGAACGTGGTTATACTACAGAAGAAGTACAAGTGAACTATGAGTTTCAATCCAATGCAAACTCATTTTTGAAAATAAATATTAAATAA
- the rpsR gene encoding 30S ribosomal protein S18, protein MAGGPRRGGRRRKKVCYFTANGITQIDYKDTDLLKKFISERGKILPRRVTGTSAKYQRMLTIAIKRSRHMALLPYVKEEQ, encoded by the coding sequence ATGGCAGGTGGACCAAGAAGAGGTGGTCGTCGTCGTAAAAAAGTTTGTTATTTCACTGCAAACGGTATTACACAAATCGACTACAAAGATACAGATTTACTTAAGAAATTTATCTCTGAAAGAGGTAAAATTTTACCACGTCGTGTAACGGGTACTTCAGCAAAATACCAACGTATGCTTACTATAGCTATCAAACGTTCACGTCACATGGCTTTATTACCATATGTTAAAGAAGAACAATAA
- the ssb gene encoding single-stranded DNA-binding protein: protein MINRVVLVGRLTKDPEYRVTPSGVQVATFTLAINRTFTNSQGEREADFINCVVFRRPAENVNNYLSKGSLAGVEGRLQSRSYENQEGRRVYVTEVVCDSVQFLEPKGANQRQSGNDNQSNNQNNNEFQNYGQDFGGNQQQGQKAPSNQQSNNNQQSSNPFANANGPIDISDDDLPF from the coding sequence ATGATTAATCGTGTTGTATTAGTCGGTCGGTTAACTAAAGATCCGGAATACAGAGTAACACCCTCAGGCGTTCAAGTTGCTACTTTTACCTTAGCTATCAATCGTACTTTTACGAATTCGCAAGGTGAAAGAGAAGCTGACTTTATCAACTGTGTTGTATTTAGACGTCCCGCAGAGAATGTAAACAATTACTTATCTAAAGGTAGTCTTGCAGGTGTTGAAGGTCGTCTACAATCTCGTAGCTACGAGAACCAAGAAGGTCGTCGTGTTTATGTAACTGAAGTTGTTTGTGACAGTGTTCAATTTCTTGAACCTAAAGGCGCAAATCAACGTCAATCTGGTAATGATAACCAATCAAATAACCAAAATAATAACGAGTTCCAGAATTATGGACAAGACTTTGGCGGTAATCAGCAACAAGGACAAAAAGCACCTTCAAATCAACAGTCAAATAATAATCAACAATCAAGTAACCCATTTGCGAATGCTAATGGACCAATTGATATCAGTGATGATGATTTGCCGTTCTAA
- the rpsF gene encoding 30S ribosomal protein S6 — protein sequence MRTYEVMYVVRPNIEDEARKAVVERFKGILASNGSEVIEEKDWGKRRLAYEIQDFAEGFYNIVRVKSENDEAINEFDRLAKITDDIIRHIVIREEEK from the coding sequence ATGAGAACATATGAAGTAATGTACGTAGTACGTCCAAATATCGAAGACGAAGCTAGAAAAGCTGTCGTTGAACGTTTTAAAGGAATCTTAGCTTCAAACGGTTCAGAAGTCATCGAAGAAAAGGATTGGGGTAAACGTCGTTTAGCCTATGAAATCCAAGACTTCGCAGAAGGTTTCTACAATATCGTTCGAGTTAAGTCTGAAAATGACGAAGCAATTAACGAATTTGATCGTTTAGCTAAGATCACTGATGATATTATTCGTCACATCGTTATACGCGAAGAAGAAAAATAA
- a CDS encoding DUF933 domain-containing protein has protein sequence MFFLEGKEYLMKDGDVVHFRFNV, from the coding sequence GTGTTCTTTCTAGAAGGTAAAGAATATCTTATGAAAGACGGAGACGTCGTTCACTTTAGATTTAATGTGTAA
- a CDS encoding DUF4041 domain-containing protein: protein MSFYKNDYQAFKMKFNEEELISVKSSLIKDSKNKFGTIFITEKYFTFIREKEQFIYRIPFSEIKSFETGKQRLTNTLFLEYGEKYSSKYEITDTSEFSFTSTLLNLLLSLKKEHESIRENKLKEIDDKLEILTKKENEIALMKERAEHEIILNKESMESEIQKMISDFNNNVETREKLIKKLDIQIEDKRNEFKIQEEEIQKLKNIINDKNEEVYFKDILVTHYEDTITSKDLTDKLTIINLDEKDCIKNSLAINYFGELDNKRIIDSQSKQILRSFNIECDSLYLNVTSKNYESYHKKISKLFETLNRIYAIDSVEITREYLKLKLEKLSLIHAKLLKIDQEKEIQREIKAQMKEEERVRREIENEKKKIEKEEKQFNNEVNLLLKRLEKSQSTVEAEIYAEKIKSLELKISELEKDKKDVLNREANTRAGYVYIISNIGSFGENIYKIGMTRRLEPTERIKELGDASVPFEFDIHAMIFSDDAPKLERTLHSHFRDRELNKVNHRKEFFNVHIDEIEDIVLREHNNTVEFIKIPVAEQYWESQRFCELN from the coding sequence ATGAGCTTTTATAAGAATGATTATCAAGCATTTAAAATGAAATTTAATGAAGAAGAATTAATTTCTGTCAAATCTTCATTAATCAAAGACTCCAAAAACAAATTTGGAACTATATTTATAACCGAAAAATATTTTACTTTTATAAGAGAGAAAGAGCAATTTATTTACAGAATTCCATTTAGCGAAATCAAAAGTTTTGAAACAGGAAAACAGAGATTAACTAACACTTTATTTTTAGAATATGGAGAAAAATATTCTAGTAAATATGAAATAACTGATACATCAGAGTTTAGTTTTACATCGACTTTGCTAAATCTTTTATTAAGCTTAAAAAAAGAACATGAAAGTATCAGAGAGAACAAATTAAAAGAAATCGATGATAAGTTAGAAATTTTAACAAAAAAGGAAAATGAAATTGCTTTAATGAAAGAAAGAGCAGAACATGAGATTATTTTAAACAAAGAAAGTATGGAAAGTGAAATCCAAAAAATGATATCTGACTTCAACAACAATGTTGAAACTAGAGAAAAATTAATCAAAAAATTAGATATTCAAATAGAAGATAAAAGAAATGAATTCAAAATACAAGAAGAAGAAATCCAAAAGTTAAAAAATATCATAAATGATAAGAATGAAGAAGTTTATTTTAAAGATATATTAGTTACTCATTATGAAGATACTATAACCTCTAAAGATCTTACTGATAAGCTTACAATCATCAATTTAGATGAGAAAGATTGTATAAAAAACAGTTTGGCTATAAACTATTTTGGCGAATTAGATAATAAACGAATAATAGATTCGCAATCTAAACAAATTTTACGATCATTTAATATTGAGTGTGATAGTCTATATTTAAATGTTACCTCTAAAAATTACGAATCATATCACAAAAAAATCAGCAAACTATTTGAAACACTTAATAGAATATACGCTATAGATTCAGTAGAAATTACCAGAGAGTATCTTAAATTAAAACTAGAAAAACTTAGCTTAATTCATGCAAAACTATTAAAAATTGATCAAGAAAAGGAAATTCAAAGAGAAATTAAAGCTCAAATGAAAGAAGAAGAAAGAGTGCGTAGAGAGATTGAAAATGAAAAGAAAAAAATAGAAAAAGAAGAAAAACAATTTAACAATGAAGTTAATTTATTACTTAAACGATTAGAAAAATCTCAAAGTACAGTCGAAGCTGAAATTTATGCTGAAAAAATTAAGTCACTAGAACTAAAAATTTCAGAATTAGAAAAAGATAAGAAAGATGTTCTAAATAGAGAAGCAAATACTAGAGCAGGATATGTTTACATAATCTCAAATATTGGTTCATTCGGTGAAAATATATATAAAATTGGTATGACAAGAAGATTAGAACCCACAGAGAGAATTAAAGAGCTTGGTGATGCTTCTGTTCCATTCGAATTTGATATACACGCAATGATATTCAGTGATGATGCTCCGAAACTCGAAAGAACTCTACATAGTCACTTTAGGGATAGAGAATTAAATAAAGTTAATCATCGCAAAGAATTTTTCAATGTACATATTGATGAAATAGAAGACATAGTATTAAGAGAACACAATAATACAGTTGAATTTATTAAGATACCAGTTGCTGAACAGTACTGGGAGTCTCAAAGATTTTGTGAATTAAATTAA
- a CDS encoding recombinase family protein, with translation MKIGYARVSTIGQSLDSQIEQLNEHGVSEIFEEKVTGTSTKARNELERMIEYVREGDLIIVTKIDRLARSISDLSKIVTYLNDKGVSIKFLKEQLTFGAGNNNSLNTLLFNILGSFAQFERDLIVERTKEGRERSMRNGNRMGRKPSSSEKDVKKAIYLYENREENGLSVAEILRSTGVKKSTFYVKLKGDSLK, from the coding sequence ATGAAAATTGGTTATGCTAGAGTCAGTACAATAGGACAAAGTTTGGATAGTCAGATTGAGCAGCTTAATGAGCATGGTGTCTCAGAGATATTTGAAGAAAAGGTTACTGGTACCTCAACTAAAGCAAGAAATGAATTAGAAAGAATGATTGAGTATGTTAGGGAGGGTGATTTAATCATTGTTACAAAAATTGATAGACTAGCACGATCCATAAGTGACCTAAGTAAAATAGTTACTTATCTTAACGATAAAGGTGTATCTATAAAATTTTTAAAAGAACAATTAACTTTTGGAGCGGGTAACAATAATAGTTTGAATACATTACTTTTTAATATTCTTGGCTCATTTGCACAATTTGAAAGAGATCTTATTGTAGAACGGACTAAAGAAGGTAGAGAACGATCTATGAGGAATGGCAATCGCATGGGCAGAAAACCTTCTAGTAGTGAAAAAGATGTAAAAAAGGCTATTTATTTGTATGAGAATAGAGAAGAAAATGGATTAAGTGTTGCTGAAATATTGAGGTCTACAGGTGTTAAAAAAAGTACGTTTTATGTGAAGTTAAAAGGGGATAGTCTTAAATGA
- a CDS encoding M23 family metallopeptidase — MKKILTTSIATIGILTMSIAQQDAQAEEQSSVSTQNTQTSTGIENGVYYTIDSKGNYHHTLDGNWNQSMFDHKEYKSYEVDQNGVTHYYYFEKNDNDYSPSQSNQSIKDKGYQVNNGDENQTSETNKETIANNNQTAKHNETGSNGHVATSNETNDNQETAQYNNTASKEQSTPNNDAASTKEAKGNAEASSNWLTKNKKLQEYGQYHGGGAHYGVDYAMEENTPVYSLADGTVIQSGWSNYGGGNQVTIKEKNSDYYQWYMHMNKLNVNKGDEVKAGQQIGQSGNTGNSTAPHLHFQRMQGGVGNEYSVNPDSYVNNNQ, encoded by the coding sequence ATGAAAAAAATACTAACAACTTCAATAGCGACTATTGGAATTCTAACAATGAGTATTGCTCAACAGGATGCACAAGCTGAAGAACAAAGTAGTGTATCTACTCAAAATACTCAAACCTCTACGGGAATTGAAAATGGTGTTTATTATACAATAGATAGTAAAGGGAACTATCACCACACATTAGATGGCAATTGGAATCAATCTATGTTTGATCATAAAGAATATAAATCGTATGAAGTAGATCAAAATGGTGTTACGCATTATTACTATTTTGAAAAAAATGATAATGACTATTCACCATCTCAATCAAATCAATCAATTAAGGATAAAGGCTATCAAGTAAATAATGGAGATGAAAATCAAACATCTGAAACAAATAAAGAAACGATAGCAAATAATAATCAAACAGCTAAGCATAATGAAACAGGAAGTAATGGACATGTAGCGACTTCTAATGAAACAAATGATAATCAAGAAACAGCACAATATAACAATACTGCTTCTAAAGAACAATCAACTCCTAACAACGATGCAGCAAGCACTAAGGAAGCTAAAGGTAATGCAGAAGCTTCATCAAATTGGCTTACTAAAAATAAAAAGTTACAAGAATATGGTCAATATCACGGCGGTGGTGCACATTACGGTGTAGATTATGCGATGGAAGAAAATACACCTGTATATTCTTTAGCAGATGGAACTGTGATTCAAAGTGGTTGGAGTAACTACGGTGGTGGTAACCAAGTAACAATTAAAGAGAAAAATAGTGACTATTATCAATGGTACATGCATATGAATAAATTAAATGTAAATAAAGGTGACGAAGTAAAAGCAGGTCAACAAATTGGACAATCAGGTAATACTGGTAATTCAACGGCACCACACTTACATTTCCAACGTATGCAAGGTGGCGTAGGTAATGAATATTCAGTTAATCCAGATTCTTATGTCAACAACAATCAATAA
- the hypR gene encoding redox-sensitive transcriptional regulator HypR gives MNLEFNIAVHALTFLSKHSSERFSSVELSSKVCVNPVQLRRVMSKLLEEGYITTQKGKYGGYRINGNVLDTPLSNLFKLFASSQSFGRIYTGTKESDCKISNEMSRVMSNYHRKEFEIIEKYYQNISIGDILNDILMEGYNEKV, from the coding sequence TTGAATTTAGAATTTAATATCGCAGTTCATGCATTAACTTTCTTAAGTAAACATTCATCTGAAAGGTTTAGTAGTGTCGAATTGTCATCTAAAGTTTGTGTTAATCCCGTACAATTAAGACGAGTTATGAGCAAACTATTAGAAGAAGGTTACATTACTACACAAAAGGGTAAATATGGAGGGTATCGTATAAATGGTAATGTGTTAGATACGCCATTATCCAATTTATTTAAATTATTCGCTTCTAGTCAATCATTTGGCAGAATTTACACAGGTACAAAAGAAAGTGACTGTAAAATTTCAAATGAAATGAGTCGAGTAATGTCAAACTACCATCGAAAAGAATTTGAAATAATAGAAAAATATTATCAAAATATTTCTATTGGAGATATATTAAACGATATATTAATGGAGGGTTACAATGAAAAAGTATGA
- the merA gene encoding hypothiocyanous acid reductase MerA: MKKYDLLILGFGKGGKTLAKTASAQGKQIAVVEQSQKMYGGTCINIGCIPSKTLVHEGLESGSFNQAFELKEEVVTALNKKNYHNLADDENITVLDYKASFKSNTEVDLLDEQGKVVDTLTADDIVINTGAIPVIPDIKGIKESKHLYDSTGIMNLREQPKRLVIVGGGYISLEFASMFSNFGTEVTVLEANDKLMAREDKEIVSHAIKDLEDKGVKFELGAQTSEFEDKDGYTIAKTNKGDFEAEAVLLAIGRKPNTDLNLENTDIKLGERGEIEVNNQLETAVKHIYAIGDVKGGMQFTYISLDDFRIVKDKLFGSGARTTENRGAVPYTVFIDPPLSRVGLTAKEAKEQGYEIKEGKLPVNNIPRHKINNDPRGLFKIVIDATTNKILGATLYGLQSEEIINLLKLAIDQNINYTVLRDNIYTHPTMMESFNDLFNI, translated from the coding sequence ATGAAAAAGTATGATTTATTAATTTTAGGGTTTGGTAAAGGTGGAAAAACACTAGCAAAAACAGCTTCGGCTCAAGGAAAACAAATAGCAGTTGTTGAACAATCCCAAAAAATGTATGGTGGCACATGTATCAATATCGGCTGTATTCCATCTAAAACATTAGTGCACGAAGGATTAGAAAGTGGTTCGTTCAATCAAGCATTTGAGCTTAAAGAAGAAGTCGTAACGGCCCTTAATAAAAAGAATTATCATAACTTAGCAGACGATGAAAATATAACAGTATTAGATTACAAGGCTAGCTTTAAATCCAATACGGAAGTAGACTTATTAGATGAGCAAGGCAAAGTAGTAGATACTTTAACAGCAGATGACATTGTGATAAACACTGGTGCAATACCAGTTATTCCTGATATTAAAGGTATTAAAGAATCTAAGCATTTATACGATTCTACAGGAATAATGAATTTACGTGAACAACCTAAACGATTAGTGATTGTTGGCGGAGGTTATATTTCTTTAGAATTTGCATCTATGTTTTCTAACTTTGGTACAGAAGTGACTGTATTAGAAGCGAATGACAAACTAATGGCAAGAGAAGATAAAGAAATCGTTTCACATGCGATTAAAGATTTAGAAGATAAAGGTGTAAAATTCGAGTTAGGTGCTCAAACTTCAGAATTTGAAGATAAAGATGGATATACAATCGCTAAAACGAATAAAGGTGATTTTGAAGCAGAAGCGGTATTACTCGCAATTGGTAGAAAGCCAAATACTGACTTAAATTTAGAAAATACTGATATTAAACTAGGTGAACGTGGAGAAATAGAAGTCAATAATCAGTTGGAAACAGCTGTAAAACACATCTATGCGATAGGTGATGTTAAAGGTGGCATGCAATTCACTTACATTTCATTAGATGACTTTAGAATTGTTAAAGACAAATTATTCGGTTCAGGTGCACGCACAACAGAAAATAGAGGTGCAGTACCTTATACGGTATTTATAGATCCTCCATTATCTCGTGTAGGATTGACTGCTAAAGAAGCAAAAGAACAAGGGTATGAAATTAAAGAAGGTAAACTACCAGTAAATAATATACCTCGTCACAAAATTAATAATGACCCTAGAGGTCTGTTTAAAATTGTGATAGACGCAACAACAAATAAAATACTTGGCGCTACATTATATGGTTTACAATCTGAGGAAATCATTAATTTATTAAAACTAGCAATTGACCAAAATATTAACTATACAGTTTTACGTGACAATATATATACACACCCTACTATGATGGAATCTTTCAACGATTTATTTAATATTTAA
- a CDS encoding HNH endonuclease, which produces MKEIKTLPYYTQYGITNDKKIIHIESKEEVEQTYCNKDNTYKVILKDIKGNKRVLEVDYIYKFHYKYNQKNRLEEGKFIYTNKTKAYDYMHYNIQSFYNKHKIDVSFFDLMRSKETLRQAVIDGEIYHNYFVSNRGNVYRRYGTFYYKWLKPTEHKGYLRITVYKDKIARKEYIHRIVAETYRNAYKNKFDSKGNIRNEVDHINVDTFDNRAGNLQWVSSSENGLLMNIRKNIVNRKKDSSEYTQFIDDLRVY; this is translated from the coding sequence ATGAAAGAAATTAAAACATTACCATATTATACCCAGTACGGAATAACTAACGATAAAAAAATTATACATATTGAATCAAAAGAAGAAGTAGAACAAACATATTGTAATAAAGATAATACATATAAAGTAATATTGAAGGATATTAAAGGAAACAAAAGAGTTTTAGAAGTGGATTATATTTATAAATTTCATTATAAATATAATCAAAAAAACAGATTAGAAGAAGGTAAATTCATTTATACAAATAAAACAAAAGCATACGATTATATGCACTATAATATTCAAAGTTTTTACAACAAGCATAAAATTGATGTCAGTTTCTTTGATTTAATGAGAAGCAAAGAAACGCTTCGACAAGCTGTCATAGATGGAGAAATATATCATAATTACTTTGTTTCAAATAGAGGTAATGTATATCGTAGATATGGTACTTTCTATTACAAATGGTTAAAGCCTACGGAACATAAAGGTTATTTACGTATAACAGTGTATAAAGATAAGATAGCGAGAAAAGAATACATACATAGAATAGTTGCGGAAACTTATAGGAATGCATATAAAAACAAATTTGATAGTAAAGGAAATATTAGGAACGAAGTAGATCATATTAATGTTGATACATTTGATAATAGGGCAGGAAATTTACAATGGGTATCAAGTAGTGAAAATGGTTTGCTTATGAATATTAGAAAAAATATCGTAAATCGTAAAAAAGATAGTAGTGAATATACTCAATTTATAGATGATTTAAGAGTTTATTAG
- a CDS encoding tyrosine-type recombinase/integrase gives MKRIRNTSINNFDNKSLNEIRSIVISYKQSQNLSPKTFDVYKRVFKEFDIYFDKNLNLYELKMRKASQFIEYLLKDKVYYLDRFHNTGRVRGIKPTTVNTYLKACKSIYQVLVDLEYIESNPFKKIKTVKRQEERIKTIPEDDINKLIDSLDKNYYTDFRMIVIIHVLLDTFGRINEVLNMKVEDIDFETNTIYFGETKSNQYRYVPFSNKTKKLLIELIEETKEFRSDYIFLTQYGTVMTPNNFRSALNRYLKQFKISTHITPHMFRHTASTLFLKNGGSINVLQKILGHKKITTTEIYTHLSIEDVLNQSEEYSPLNSIVNTRKYNKLRNKRRK, from the coding sequence ATGAAAAGGATAAGAAATACTTCAATAAATAATTTTGACAATAAGAGTCTTAATGAAATTAGGTCAATTGTAATCAGTTATAAACAATCTCAAAATTTATCACCTAAAACTTTTGATGTATATAAAAGAGTGTTTAAAGAATTTGATATATATTTTGATAAAAATCTAAATTTGTATGAATTAAAGATGCGTAAAGCAAGTCAATTTATTGAATATTTACTTAAAGACAAAGTGTATTATTTAGACAGATTTCATAATACAGGAAGAGTACGAGGTATTAAGCCAACTACTGTAAATACTTATCTAAAAGCTTGTAAATCAATATATCAAGTATTAGTTGATCTAGAGTATATTGAAAGTAATCCTTTTAAGAAAATTAAAACTGTAAAAAGACAAGAAGAAAGAATTAAAACTATTCCCGAAGATGATATTAATAAGTTGATAGATAGTTTAGATAAAAATTACTATACAGATTTTAGAATGATAGTAATTATACATGTATTATTAGATACATTCGGGAGGATAAATGAAGTGTTAAACATGAAGGTTGAAGACATTGATTTTGAAACTAACACTATATACTTTGGTGAAACTAAATCGAATCAATATAGATATGTACCGTTTTCTAATAAAACGAAAAAATTATTGATTGAATTAATAGAAGAAACAAAAGAGTTTCGTAGCGATTATATATTTCTTACGCAGTATGGAACTGTTATGACTCCTAATAATTTTAGATCAGCATTAAATAGATATTTAAAGCAATTTAAAATTAGCACTCATATTACACCACATATGTTTAGGCATACCGCTTCAACTTTATTTTTAAAAAATGGTGGAAGTATCAATGTATTGCAAAAAATATTAGGACATAAAAAAATAACTACAACTGAAATATACACACACTTATCAATAGAAGATGTATTGAATCAGAGTGAAGAATACAGTCCATTAAATAGTATAGTAAATACAAGAAAGTATAACAAATTAAGAAATAAAAGGAGAAAATAA
- the ychF gene encoding redox-regulated ATPase YchF, producing the protein MALTAGIVGLPNVGKSTLFNAITKAGALAANYPFATIDPNVGIVEVPDQRLQELTKLVKPKKTVPTAFEFTDIAGIVKGASKGEGLGNKFLSHIREVDAICQVVRAFVDENVTHVSGKVDPIDDIEVINMELVLADLESVEKRYDRVIKMAKQKDKDAVAEEKVLAKIKETLENNEPVRSLEFTPEEQVIVKHLSLLTAKPMLYVANVAEDEVASPEDNEYVQKIEEYASNEGSEVIVISAKIEEELATLDEEDREMFLEDLGVEEAGLDKLIRASYDLLGLATYFTAGEQEVRAWTFIEGMTAPQCAGIIHTDFERGFIRAETVSYDDLLNNNGMNGAKEAGKVRLEGKEYLMKDGDVVHFRFNV; encoded by the coding sequence ATGGCATTAACAGCTGGCATAGTCGGATTACCTAACGTAGGTAAATCAACACTATTTAACGCAATTACAAAAGCAGGAGCATTAGCAGCGAACTATCCATTCGCAACAATCGATCCAAACGTAGGTATCGTTGAAGTACCAGATCAACGTTTACAAGAACTTACGAAATTAGTTAAACCTAAGAAAACAGTACCAACAGCATTTGAATTTACAGATATAGCAGGTATTGTTAAAGGTGCATCTAAAGGTGAAGGATTAGGAAATAAATTCTTATCACATATTCGTGAAGTAGACGCAATCTGCCAAGTTGTGCGGGCATTTGTAGACGAAAATGTAACGCACGTATCAGGTAAAGTAGATCCTATAGATGATATTGAAGTCATCAATATGGAATTAGTGCTAGCAGACCTTGAGTCAGTCGAAAAGCGTTATGACAGAGTCATAAAAATGGCGAAACAGAAAGACAAAGACGCAGTTGCAGAAGAAAAAGTGTTAGCAAAAATTAAAGAGACATTAGAAAACAACGAGCCAGTAAGAAGCTTAGAATTCACACCTGAAGAACAAGTAATCGTGAAACATTTGAGCTTATTAACAGCAAAACCAATGCTATACGTAGCAAACGTAGCAGAAGACGAAGTAGCAAGCCCAGAAGACAACGAATACGTACAAAAAATTGAAGAATATGCAAGTAACGAAGGATCAGAAGTTATTGTTATTTCAGCAAAAATCGAAGAAGAATTAGCAACATTAGACGAAGAAGATCGTGAAATGTTCTTAGAAGATTTAGGCGTAGAAGAAGCAGGATTAGACAAATTAATTCGCGCTTCATATGACTTGTTAGGATTAGCAACATACTTTACAGCAGGTGAACAAGAAGTAAGAGCTTGGACATTTATAGAAGGCATGACAGCACCACAATGTGCGGGAATCATTCATACAGACTTTGAAAGAGGCTTCATTAGAGCAGAAACCGTGAGCTATGATGATTTATTAAATAATAATGGTATGAACGGTGCAAAAGAAGCGGGTAAAGTAAGATTAGAAGGTAAAGAATATCTTATGAAAGACGGAGACGTCGTACACTTTAGATTTAATGTGTAG
- a CDS encoding DUF951 domain-containing protein — protein sequence MMKSYNLNDIVEMKKQHACGFNRFKIIRLGADVRIKCEECSRSIMLPRQEFNKKIKKIIEKGQGE from the coding sequence ATGATGAAATCGTATAATTTAAATGATATCGTTGAAATGAAAAAACAACACGCATGTGGGTTTAATAGATTTAAAATCATAAGACTCGGTGCAGATGTTAGAATTAAATGTGAAGAGTGTTCTCGTAGCATCATGCTACCTAGACAAGAATTTAATAAAAAAATAAAAAAAATAATTGAAAAAGGACAAGGTGAATAA